GCTCTGTGCATGACTTTTTTGCGCCCTACCCTGCTGACGCTGGCTTGCCTGCTGGCCTCCCCAGGCTTCGCTGACGACCTGCCGTCACTTGGCGACGCCAGTTCTGCCATTGTCTCGCCACAACAGGAATACCAACTGGGCCGCGCATGGCTGGCCTACCTGCGGGGCCAGGTCTCGCAGCTCAACGACCCGCAGCTCAAGGATTACGTTGAAACCAGCGTGTACAAACTGGTGGAGACCAGCCAGGTCAATGACCGGCGCCTGGAGTTCATCCTGATCAACAGCCCGCAACTGAACGCCTTTGCTGCGCCTGGCGGGATTGTCGGGGTCAACGGTGGCCTGTTCCTCAATGCGCAGACCGAAGGCGAGTACGCTTCGGTACTGGCCCACGAATTGGCGCACTTGTCTCAACGCCACTTCGCCCGTGGCGTGGAAGCGCAACAGCGCATGCAGATCCCGATGATGGCCGCCCTACTCGGCGGCATCATTGCTGCAGCGGCAGGTGCAGGTGATGCCGGTATTGCCGCGATTGCCGGCACCCAGGCGGCGGCGATCCAGGAACAGCGCCGTTTCTCTCGCCAGAACGAGCAAGAAGCTGACCGTATCGGCATCCTTAATCTGGAAAAAGCCGGCTACGACCCGCGTTCAATGCCGACCATGTTTGAACGCCTGATGCGTCAATACCGCTTTGACGCCAAGCCACCGGAATTCCTGCTGACGCACCCGGTCACCGAATCACGGATCGCCGACACTCGTAACCGCGCCGAACAAGCCAAGCCAGGCGGCAAGGAAGACAGCTTGCGCTATCAACTGATTCGCGCGCGGGTGCAGTTGCAATACGAAGACACCCCTGGCCTCGCCGCCAAGCGCTTCCAGGCGCAACTGGACGAAAAACCCAAAAAACGACGTGGCGCGCTATGGGCTGGCAATCGCCCAGATCAAAGGCTCCCAATTCAAGGAGGCACGTGAAAACCTCGCGCCTCTCCTGGCCAAGGCGCCCACGGACATCACCTATAACCTCGCGCAGATCCAACTGGACATCGATAACAACCGCTTGCCCGACGCTCAGCAGCGCACCGACAAGATGCTCACCCAGTACCCCGGCAACTATCCGCTGAACCAGGTGCGTGTAGACCTGCTGCTCAAGCAGAACCGCACTGCCGATGCAGAAAAGGCTTTGGACGCGCTGCTCAAATCTCGCCCGGATGATCCTGACGTGTGGTACCAGGTCGCCGAGACGCGCGGTTTGTCCGGCAACATCATCGGCCTGCATCAAGCCCGTGCCGAATATTTCGCCTTGGTGGGCGACTTCCAGCAGGCCATCCAACAGCTGGACTTTGCCAAGCGCCGAGCTGGCAGCAACTTCCCACTGTCGTCGCGTATTGACGCTCGGCAGCGTGAACTGATCGAACAGGAACGCCTGGTGAAAGGGATGATGAGCTAAAGCCATCACCACAAAAGCCCCACCTTCGTTTAACGAAGGCGGGGCTTTTTCTATTGGGCTAGCGGATTACTCGGCCAGCTTAAAGGTGATGAAGCTGGCACGACCTTGACGCAACACGCGCATCGACACCGAGCGATTCTTCGGCAACGCTTTGGCGATGTCGGTGAATTCCTTGGTGGAGTTGATCGCCTGGTTGTTCAGGTGGGTGATCACGTCGCCTGGCTGCAAGCCGATCAGGGCCGCAGGACCGTCCTGCACTTCCTTGATCACCACGCCGCTCTTGAGGTCGAAGCTCTTCTTCTGCTCATCGGTCAGCTCAACCACGGCAATGCCCAGGCGGTTGCTACTGCGCTCGGCACCTGGCTTGGCGTTACCCAAGGCATCCAGCGTCGCGCCCTCTTCAGGGATCGCGCCGACGGTCAGCTCAACAGTCTGACGCTTGCCTTCACGGATCACTTCCAGCTTGGCCTTGCTGCCAGCCTTGAGTGCGCCGACCAGGTGCGGCAGGTCCGCCGACATGACGATTGGCTGGCCATTCATGCTCAGGATCACGTCGCCGACTTGCAGGCCACCTTTGGCAGCCGGACCATCGTCCTGAATTTGCGCGACCAGGGCTCCGGCCGGCTTGTCGAGACCGAAGGACTCAGCCAGGTCTTTGTTTACTTCCTGAATGACAACGCCCAACCAGCCGCGACTAACCTTGCCACCACTTTTCAGCTGGTTGGAAACGTCCATGGCCACGTCGATCGGGATCGCGAACGACACGCCCATGAAACCACCGGAGCGCGTATAGATCTGCGAGTTGATCCCCACAACTTCGCCCGCCAGGTTGAACAGCGGACCGCCGGAGTTGCCCGGGTTGATCGGCACGTCGGTCTGGATGAACGGCACGTAGTTTTCGTTCGGCAGACTGCGGCCGATCGCGCTGACGATACCTTGGGTGACGGTGTGGTCAAAGCCAAACGGCGAACCAATGGCGACAACCCACTGGCCGGCTTTCAGGTCCTGGGATTTGCCCAGTTTCAGCACTGGAAGGTCTTTACCATCGATTTTCAACAACGCCACGTCGGAACGTGGGTCAGTGCCGACCAGCTTGGCTTTCAGCTCACTGCGATCAGCCAGGCGTACGAGAATCTCGTCGGCATCGGCAATCACATGGTTGTTGGTGAGGATGTAGCCATCCGGCGAAATGATGAAGCCCGAACCCAGGGACTGAGCCTCACGCTGGCCACCACCGCCACGCGGGGAGCGCTGCTGCGGCATGCCGCGCTCGAAGAACTCGCGCAGCATCGGTGGCAGGCCTTCGAGGTCGGGCATCTGTTGGTTGGAAACCTTGCGGTCCGGCAGTTTCTGCGTGGTACTGATGTTCACCACGGCCGGCGAGGCCTGCTCGACCAGTTGGGTAAAGTCAGGCAGTTCGGCCGCTTGCGCAGACAAGGACTGGCCCAGCACCAATACCGTGGCGACTATGGATAGGTAAGACTTCAAACGTGGTATCGACATACAGCTCCCGTTACGACGAGCAGGGTTGAGCGACAGGGTTCAAGAAACGCCGAAAACTGCGACCGACATCTTTGTTCCGCGAACAAAACAAGGCCAGAGCCGACAAGCCCTGACCTATAAAAAACATGGGGGATTTTTGCAAGTGAAAATGCTGATCCGGACATTTCATGCTCTCGGCAGCCAACCTGGCGTGAACGTACAGTGAAAG
The Pseudomonas poae DNA segment above includes these coding regions:
- a CDS encoding DegQ family serine endoprotease, translated to MSIPRLKSYLSIVATVLVLGQSLSAQAAELPDFTQLVEQASPAVVNISTTQKLPDRKVSNQQMPDLEGLPPMLREFFERGMPQQRSPRGGGGQREAQSLGSGFIISPDGYILTNNHVIADADEILVRLADRSELKAKLVGTDPRSDVALLKIDGKDLPVLKLGKSQDLKAGQWVVAIGSPFGFDHTVTQGIVSAIGRSLPNENYVPFIQTDVPINPGNSGGPLFNLAGEVVGINSQIYTRSGGFMGVSFAIPIDVAMDVSNQLKSGGKVSRGWLGVVIQEVNKDLAESFGLDKPAGALVAQIQDDGPAAKGGLQVGDVILSMNGQPIVMSADLPHLVGALKAGSKAKLEVIREGKRQTVELTVGAIPEEGATLDALGNAKPGAERSSNRLGIAVVELTDEQKKSFDLKSGVVIKEVQDGPAALIGLQPGDVITHLNNQAINSTKEFTDIAKALPKNRSVSMRVLRQGRASFITFKLAE